The Sediminispirochaeta smaragdinae DSM 11293 genome has a segment encoding these proteins:
- a CDS encoding DUF2259 domain-containing protein: protein MHKRALLAAFLLTLACSGAFAGDVAVFENLGFSDDSRYLLFGQYGILSDETRAYAELYAVDVAKNSYLSGGVLKKVYSDEIFPGQDGSGALYMALREFSPIVSKYKFNHLATGRMVYLLLNGAEPQDRLEFRDFQRGDSFSVDLIQHRYGEGEGTNLSSSFHISVMITDAAGKSRTYQVGHPDFKRKGVLEYRIKEVFFSPDEKGLVFVVERDEVDGNGNNIRYMVETLRW, encoded by the coding sequence ATGCATAAACGAGCACTGTTGGCAGCGTTCCTGCTTACCCTTGCCTGTAGCGGGGCTTTCGCCGGAGATGTTGCGGTCTTTGAAAACCTAGGCTTTTCTGATGACTCCCGATATCTTCTTTTCGGGCAGTACGGTATTCTTTCTGATGAAACCAGGGCCTATGCGGAGCTCTATGCCGTCGATGTGGCAAAAAATAGTTATCTTTCTGGTGGTGTTCTCAAAAAGGTCTATTCTGACGAAATTTTTCCGGGCCAAGATGGTTCCGGAGCCCTTTATATGGCACTTCGGGAGTTTTCTCCCATTGTTTCCAAATACAAATTCAATCATCTGGCCACCGGACGGATGGTCTATCTTTTGCTCAATGGAGCAGAGCCGCAGGATCGGCTTGAGTTTCGTGACTTTCAGCGAGGCGACAGCTTTTCTGTCGATCTTATCCAGCATCGCTATGGTGAAGGGGAAGGGACGAATCTATCCTCATCTTTCCACATCTCGGTAATGATTACCGATGCCGCGGGGAAAAGCAGGACCTATCAGGTCGGTCATCCCGATTTCAAACGGAAGGGCGTGTTGGAATATCGCATCAAAGAGGTCTTTTTCTCTCCCGACGAGAAGGGACTCGTTTTCGTCGTGGAACGGGACGAGGTCGACGGTAATGGAAACAATATTCGCTATATGGTGGAGACTCTGCGCTGGTAG
- the proS gene encoding proline--tRNA ligase gives MAEKITPRSENYSQWYVDIILNAKLADYSPVKGSMVIRPHGYALWEAIQRNLDDMFKATGHTNAYFPLLIPESFIKKEAEHVEGFSPELAVVTHAGGEELEEPLVIRPTSETIIWSMYKKWIQSYRDLPLLINQWANVLRWEKRTRLFLRTSEFLWQEGHTAHATEKEAREETLRMLNVYKEFAEKWMAIPVLTGVKSPSEKFAGAIDTYAIEAMMQDHKALQAGTSHFLGQNFAKAFDVTFQNDTGSLEYVWATSWGVSTRLVGALIMTHSDDKGLVVPPKLSPVEAVIIPIFRNKNKEEVVGYARKLYDRMKDEFRVKLDADDSNSPGWKFAEWEMLGCPVRIELGPRDMENGKAVLVRRDNGEKEIVDIEAVPARVGELLESIQTTLFQRALENRETHTYDVDSYDRFKAIFDGEGGFIRMPWCGDAECEAAIKEETKATIRLIPFEQPELKGAVCPRCGKPADKIAVYARSY, from the coding sequence ATGGCCGAGAAAATCACCCCAAGAAGCGAAAACTATTCACAGTGGTATGTGGATATCATTCTCAATGCAAAACTTGCCGACTACTCCCCGGTAAAGGGTTCCATGGTTATCCGGCCGCATGGCTATGCCTTATGGGAAGCTATCCAGCGAAACCTTGATGATATGTTTAAGGCAACCGGGCATACGAATGCCTATTTCCCGTTGCTCATTCCCGAAAGCTTCATTAAGAAGGAAGCAGAACATGTCGAGGGCTTTAGCCCGGAACTGGCGGTAGTGACCCATGCCGGGGGAGAGGAGCTTGAAGAGCCGCTGGTCATTCGTCCTACTTCCGAGACGATTATCTGGAGCATGTATAAAAAGTGGATCCAGTCCTACAGGGATCTTCCGCTTTTGATTAATCAATGGGCTAATGTCCTGCGATGGGAAAAGCGAACACGGCTTTTTCTCAGGACCTCCGAATTCCTCTGGCAGGAGGGGCATACCGCTCATGCTACCGAAAAGGAAGCACGGGAAGAGACGCTCAGGATGTTGAACGTCTACAAGGAGTTTGCCGAAAAGTGGATGGCCATCCCGGTTCTGACCGGTGTGAAAAGCCCCAGCGAGAAGTTTGCCGGAGCCATCGACACCTATGCCATCGAAGCGATGATGCAGGACCACAAGGCCTTACAGGCAGGAACCAGTCACTTCCTCGGGCAAAATTTTGCAAAGGCCTTTGACGTTACCTTTCAGAACGATACGGGTAGTCTTGAGTATGTGTGGGCAACCAGTTGGGGAGTTTCCACACGCTTGGTCGGTGCCTTGATCATGACCCATTCCGATGACAAGGGGCTTGTCGTTCCTCCTAAACTGTCCCCTGTCGAAGCGGTTATTATTCCGATTTTCCGTAACAAAAATAAAGAAGAGGTTGTGGGGTATGCTCGCAAACTCTACGATCGCATGAAGGATGAGTTCCGGGTTAAGCTTGATGCCGATGATTCCAACAGCCCCGGATGGAAATTCGCCGAATGGGAGATGTTGGGTTGTCCCGTCCGGATAGAGCTTGGTCCGAGAGATATGGAAAACGGCAAGGCCGTACTTGTTCGCCGTGATAACGGTGAGAAGGAGATTGTCGATATCGAGGCTGTACCCGCGAGAGTAGGGGAATTGTTAGAATCGATACAGACAACTCTTTTCCAGAGGGCCCTTGAAAATAGAGAGACTCATACCTACGATGTCGATAGCTACGATCGCTTTAAGGCGATCTTCGACGGTGAGGGCGGCTTTATTCGAATGCCCTGGTGTGGAGATGCCGAGTGCGAAGCTGCGATCAAAGAGGAGACAAAGGCTACCATTAGGCTTATCCCC